The genomic segment CGTGTATCGTGTAGTGGTGCGAGCCTTTTGTGAAGCCGTACATAATACCGAGCTTTTCAACCAAACTGACAACAGCGTCGTCAAATAACTCGTCTAAGCTGTTTGACATTATGATCCTCGCAGGTGTGCTGAACAAAAAAAGGGAGGCCCCGAAGGACCTCCCATTGAGTGCAAACGCTAGAATGTAGCTGGGGTGGGGGGTATTACTTCTTCTTCTTCGTGGTCTCGGCGGGGCGGTCGTCCGTACGGTACACTGTCATGCCCTTGAACTCGCCGCCCTCAGACACGGAACGGCTCTCGAAGTACTTGCCTTCGTCAGCGCCGGCACGGTTCGCCTGCGTCGTCGCAGACTGGACCGAGCGACGGAACTTGTTCGCGTCCCCGCCCTTGAACGGGACGAAGAACGTACTGATCACGGCATCGCCGTTCTTGTCCTTGCTCGGCGCAGGCAGCTTGTCGAACGGAAAGCGCGATCCGCCTGCACTGCGCCGCGCAGTCGGTACAGCCGAAGCCGTGCCAATCTCGATTTCACCAAATTCAACATCGTCGTCACGGGCCACTGTAGCCTCCTCGTTGCTCGCATCAGCCTCAGCATCCGCAGAGGCGTTTGCATCAAGCCCGAGATCGGCCAGCGGGTCAAGGGTATCGGTGTCGCTCATATCAGTCTCCGGTTTGGTAGTCGGTCGGCGCGGTTTGCTCACCTTCGGCATATACGCTTGTCCTTCCGCTACTAGGGTTACTGCCGGTTATCCGGCCAGCAGAGGGTCACGGCCCTCAGTACGATGGCTCCGTAGAGCCATCGATTTGAAGGCCGTGCCTACCTTGCGACGTGCTTGCGCGCTTCTCTAACAAGCCAGCGGAACAGGTCTGATCCCGGCTTGATGTCGGCATGAATGACTGATCCTGTCCGCCTATCCACAACTACTCGCTTAGGAAACTGCTCATAAGTTGCGGCCTCTATGTCACCGTCAAGAGTAAGCCCGCAGCGAATGTTAGGTTTCATCGGAAGGTTCCATAGGGTGTGCGTCCACATCCTTCTCCGGCATACGCATCATCTTCGCGTAGTCGTGCTCCGATAGCTGCGCCACAGTGGCGTAGTACCCATAGCGCGTGTTTAGCTCTTGAACTATCGGTCGGCCCGTATGAGGGGATCGAAGAATGCGCCGCGTCCATGTCAATTGCCGCATATCAGTCCTCGTGCCAGATGATTGACAGGGCATGTTCCGGGTTCGTCAGATACAGCATTGCGAACGAGCGCTGATCCTTCACGTACTTCTTGTGCTTCTGGTAATACCGATTCTGCCCGTTGACCTCGGCGTCTATAAGCAGTGCCGCATGATCGATTGCAGCGGGCGGTATGAAGTGCTCTCGCCCATACTGTCTGAGATGCTTGATCTGTAGAGCGGCTGCCGCCGCCTCGCCCTCGGATGAAAAGTCCGCACCGAGATGCAGGTGGCACCAATCGTGCCACGCCCGGAAAGCGATATTGGTCTCAGGCGATCCGAAGATCGTATGGTCGGACCCACCGTCAAACACGGTGATAAAGCCGTACTTGTCGTGCTCACGAACGAGAGCCTTGTATGAGCTAGGCGCATCGGGGCCGACATTAAACCCGTCAGGCCAGCACTGCTTAGCCATGAACAGCGTGCAGTGATCCAGAATGATCGAGAGCGGGGCAGGGTGGCCCATAGCGTTCTCCTAATAGATGGGCAATTAAGTTGGCGAGAGCACTTCCGCTAGGTTGTTCAGGCTGCGTAAGCTGCCCGCATATGGTTGGCCTGCTCAACCGCTGCGTCGATCAGATTGAGCGATGCAACAGCGCTGTCATGGGACGAGCTGTTACACAGGGCATGGACATACGTAGCAATGCACTTATGCCGCTTAAGGATGTCCGGCGAGGCATTGACGACGCGCCCGCTCTTGGTATCAAAGACCGTGATGCCCTCGCGGTCGTACGTGACACGGACGTTGTGAACATTGATGCAAGTACGGTTCATATAATCCTCCTACTGTCTTCCCTTAAGCACGCCGCATACTCGGCACCGTGCTCTTATCTCGATGAAATCGTCTATCGGCGGGTCGTACGTCTGCCAGTCGTGCTCTTTGCAGCGTACGCCGGGCAAAGAAAAAGCCCGCTCGGTGGCGGGCCTGTTTTTAGACGTTGTAGCTGTCACGTTATTGCATCTAGCCATTTCCAGTGCTCATATTTATCTCCGCACTTTCGGATATGCGTGTACCGCTTTAGAGAGTGCCACGACTTATGACCGGAAACAGCGGCCACTTGGGGTAGGGTCCGCCCCATCTCGAATAGCCGGGTTATTCCCTCGTGTCGCAGATCGTGGAACTTCAAATCTTTAATTCCGTAAAACTCGCAAGCGGTATGAAAGTGGTAGCTCAGGGTAAATGGCTTATAAGGAAATATGCGTTCATCCGTCTTAGGAAATGCATTTACGATGCGCATTGCCTCGTCTGGTATCTCGCATAGAACGTCGTTTCCCCGCTTGCCGCCGGGGTCCTTCATGTCTCTGACTAGGACACTGTTGTCCTTATCGTCCAGATCGGCCCACGTTATCCTTGTTATCTCGCTTTGCCGTCTCGTGGAGAACAGGGCAAAAGGTACGACGATGTGCATGGGCACAGACTTCGGGCTGCGCTTGTACAGATCAACGAAATACGTCTGTATCTGATCTAGTTCGTCCATGGTCGGACGGCGTGTCCGCTCATGAGATAGGCAAACTAGACCCATGCGCTTTGCGACTTTAAGCGCGTCACTCATAGCTCGTTCGTCAAGCTCGTATCCCCAAGCCGGTCTGGCTATTGAGAACACAGACGACAGGCATGACAGGTAATTGAGAACAGTCTGCGGCTGGCGCGTTTTCCCTAGCTCGGTAGCCAGTTCGAGAATATCATGGCTGCATATCTCGTTGCATGGCGAGCTAGCTATGGGGTACGCTTTGAGCGCTTCAAGTGCTCTGATCTTTGTTCGAGAATATTGGCGCTCGCTGGTAGCCAGATATTTATCAATGGCATCGCTGAGCGTTATGCATTTATTCCGTACACGTTCGAGCCCGCCGGGAGCCTTAAGCTCCTTCTCCCGATCCTCGGCCCAAGCGTACGCGGCTTGCCTCCGGTCGAACGTCCTGTTCTCCCGGTGCACGATCCTGCCCTTGCGCTTAACCACGATCTGCGCCATGTGGGCAGTGGAGCCATCGCCGCGTTTCCGGCTTATAATGGTTGCCACGGTACAACCTCCTGCGGGTAGGTCCTACAAATGATGTACTTGTTCCTAGTAGGCGGGCTTAGGATTTCTGCGTGTTACAGATTGGGCGCAGAAAGCCCATCATTTCCCCGCCTAGTACGGCGGAAAATAGGGATTTCGCAGGTTTCCTGTTGTTTCAGCCGGATGAATGAGTATTGTGCCGCGGACCGGGGCATGCGCGCGGGCGCATGCCGTCGTTCCTGGGTCTTGAGCTATCCTTCGTAAGCAGATGTCGCGGCCTTTGACCATAGCCCTCGATGCCATGGGCGGTGACCGTGGGCCGGATATGGTCGTGGCCGGTGCCGCTATAGCGCTGGAACGCCATCCAGAGCTTCATGTCATCCTGTTCGGTGACAGTGCGGTGCTGGAACCCCTGCTGGCACGCACTCCGAAGGTCCGCGAGAAGGCCCGGATCGTTCATGCCTCGGTTGCCGTGGCCATGGACGACAAGCCGAGCCAGGCGCTCCGGCGCGGCCGCAACCACTCGAGCATGTGGATGGCGATCGATGCGGTCCGGCAGGGCCTTGCCGACGTCGCGGTCTCGGCGGGCAATACCGGCGCGCTGATGGCCATGGCCAAGGTCATCCTGAAGACCATGGCCGGCATCGAGCGCCCCGCCATCGCGGCCATCTGGCCGACGCTCAGGGGCGAGAGCATCGTGCTCGACGTCGGCGCGACGATCGGGGCGGATGCAGGCCAGCTCGTCGATTTCGCCGTCATGGGCGAGGCGATGGCGCGCAGCCTGTTCGGTCTGAAGCGCCCGACGGTCGGCCTGCTCAATATCGGCGTGGAGGAGATCAAGGGCGTCGAGGAGGTCAAGGCGGCGGGCCGCATCCTGAGGGGTGCGGAGCTGCCGATCGAATATGCGGGCTTCGTGGAAGGCGACGATCTGGGCAAGGGCACGGTCGATGTGGTGGTGACGGAAGGCTTCACCGGCAACATCGCGCTGAAGACGGCGGAGGGCACCGCCCGCCAGATCGGAACCTATCTGCGTGCCGCCATGAGGCGGAGCCTGCTGTCGCGGATCGGCTATGTGTTCGCGCGCGGCGCGTTCGACGCGCTGAGGGACAAGCTCGATCCGCGTACCATGAACGGGGGCGTCTTCCTGGGGCTCAACGGGGTCGTGGTCAAGAGCCACGGTGGTACCGACGCCCTCGGATTCGCCAGTGCCATCGACCTTGCCGTGGAGATGGCGGACAACGATCTTGTCGCCAAGATCGCCCGCGACCTCGATGTCAAGCACGAGGCGATGGCGCAGTATTCTGAAACAACGGTTGACGCGGAAAGCGGGTAACGGAGTGGCAATGCGCCGTTCGGTCATTCAGGGCATAGGGGCCTATCTCCCCGAGAAGATACTCACCAACAACGACCTTGCGGCCATGGTCGACACATCGGACGAGTGGATCGCCGATCGGACCGGAATCCGCCAGCGCCACGTGGCCGCTGACGGCGAGACGACGGCCGATCTCGCGACCGCGGCTGCGCGCGCCGCCCTTGCCGATGCCGGCATGCCGGCGGAGAGCATCGAGCTGATCGTGCTGGCCACCTCGACGCCGGACAATACCTTCCCGGCAACCGCGACCGCGGTGCAGGCCGAACTCGGCATTACAGAGGGTGCGGCCTTCGACGTGCAGGCGGTCTGTTCGGGCTTCGTCTTCGCGCTGTCGGTGGCCGACAATTTCATCAAGTCGGGACAGTACGACCGGGCGCTGGTCATCGGCGCGGAGACCTTCTCGCGCATCCTGGACTGGACGGACCGGTCGACCTGCGTGCTGTTCGGCGACGGTGCGGGTGCGGTGGTGCTCGAGGCCAAGGAGGGCGAGGGCACGCTCGCCGACCGCGGCGTGCTGGCCACGCGGCTGCGCTCCGACGGGCGCTACAAGGAGAAGCTTTACGTGGATGGCGGCCCGTCGAGCACCCAGACGGTCGGGCATCTGCGCATGGAGGGCCGCGAGGTGTTCCGCCATGCCGTGGTGAACATCGCGGAGGTCATGGACGAGACGCTGAAGCAGGTCGGGGTGCCGCCGGACGACATCGACTGGTTCGTGCCGCATCAGGCCAACAAGCGCATCCTGGACGGGACCGCGCGGAAATTCGGGATTTCGGAGGACCGCGTGGTCATGACGGTCGACCGCCATGGCAATACGTCGGCGGCCTCCATACCGCTCGCGCTGGAGACGGCGGTGCGCGACGGGCGCATCAAGAAGGGCGATCTCGTGCTCATGGAGGCGATGGGCGG from the Kaustia mangrovi genome contains:
- a CDS encoding tyrosine-type recombinase/integrase, with amino-acid sequence MATIISRKRGDGSTAHMAQIVVKRKGRIVHRENRTFDRRQAAYAWAEDREKELKAPGGLERVRNKCITLSDAIDKYLATSERQYSRTKIRALEALKAYPIASSPCNEICSHDILELATELGKTRQPQTVLNYLSCLSSVFSIARPAWGYELDERAMSDALKVAKRMGLVCLSHERTRRPTMDELDQIQTYFVDLYKRSPKSVPMHIVVPFALFSTRRQSEITRITWADLDDKDNSVLVRDMKDPGGKRGNDVLCEIPDEAMRIVNAFPKTDERIFPYKPFTLSYHFHTACEFYGIKDLKFHDLRHEGITRLFEMGRTLPQVAAVSGHKSWHSLKRYTHIRKCGDKYEHWKWLDAIT
- the plsX gene encoding phosphate acyltransferase PlsX, whose protein sequence is MSRPLTIALDAMGGDRGPDMVVAGAAIALERHPELHVILFGDSAVLEPLLARTPKVREKARIVHASVAVAMDDKPSQALRRGRNHSSMWMAIDAVRQGLADVAVSAGNTGALMAMAKVILKTMAGIERPAIAAIWPTLRGESIVLDVGATIGADAGQLVDFAVMGEAMARSLFGLKRPTVGLLNIGVEEIKGVEEVKAAGRILRGAELPIEYAGFVEGDDLGKGTVDVVVTEGFTGNIALKTAEGTARQIGTYLRAAMRRSLLSRIGYVFARGAFDALRDKLDPRTMNGGVFLGLNGVVVKSHGGTDALGFASAIDLAVEMADNDLVAKIARDLDVKHEAMAQYSETTVDAESG
- a CDS encoding beta-ketoacyl-ACP synthase III; the encoded protein is MAMRRSVIQGIGAYLPEKILTNNDLAAMVDTSDEWIADRTGIRQRHVAADGETTADLATAAARAALADAGMPAESIELIVLATSTPDNTFPATATAVQAELGITEGAAFDVQAVCSGFVFALSVADNFIKSGQYDRALVIGAETFSRILDWTDRSTCVLFGDGAGAVVLEAKEGEGTLADRGVLATRLRSDGRYKEKLYVDGGPSSTQTVGHLRMEGREVFRHAVVNIAEVMDETLKQVGVPPDDIDWFVPHQANKRILDGTARKFGISEDRVVMTVDRHGNTSAASIPLALETAVRDGRIKKGDLVLMEAMGGGFTWGAALARW